Part of the Falco cherrug isolate bFalChe1 chromosome 6, bFalChe1.pri, whole genome shotgun sequence genome is shown below.
ACAGACATTCTGTGCTTTTGAAGATACAGACAATCACCTACATAATGAGAACAACCAGTTACGGCTTTCAGCACAAAAGTAAGTACAGGTAACCACACTTTGGCAAGGACGACCCAAATATTACTCAAGTTTTTTGGTCATGGGTTCATAAGTGATTGTAAGCAGAAATTTGACATTTTCCTCTATGGGAAAACTTCTACAGTACTGAGGAAATCTGGAGGAGGTATTATTTCCTGGATAGTAATTCTAACAGCACTGAAGACAATACAACAACTTTCAAGACAATATAACAACTTTCAAGTGGGCTACTTATACAGTAATGACTCACGAGAAGTGCCTTCGCCCTGAGCCTGCTtcttcaaaactgctttttgggTGCACCTTCTCCAGTTACTCAGTAGGATGGAATTGTGTGACAGCTTTTGAGATTCAtaacaatgttttttaaagtaagctACTTCATTCTAGTAAGTCTAAAATTTACATAAAAAGATGTCAGATCACATGATAATACGAAAGAAATACGCCTAAAAGCTTAGTGTTCTGATGTTGTTGGTATTGTCTTTTGTAACCCACTTACCTGTGCAACATCTATGTAATTTATCAAGTCCAATGGCCCTTCAAGACTTTTGCTCTCATTATGTTTCAATTTTTCAATGGCACCAACATATTTAACTCTGAATTCTGCACACGTATCAGAATTACTATTGCTTTGTcctgcaacaaaataaaacaaagcaattctGAAGAATTCCAGAACAGTAACACTATTCTAATTGGTGCCAATGGAACTAACATTAAATTGCGTAATTTTTGCTGACTTTCATCAAACACTAAACTTTACCACAGTATATTAAATCATCTCCTTAATGAACTGTCCTGGGTCGATTCACAACAGTCCTTGGAAAAGGCAACAGTTTCATATGAATCTGTGATACAGTGTTGTTTATACTAATTCACATTTTTAGTTGACAACCTTGAATCAGCTGGTTCTCCTTTTCTATatagatttgttttaaatgaactATTTGGTCCAACAGTGACACACTGTGATCTAGTGAGCAAGAACAGGTGAAATCAAATcttatttccattatttcagggcaaatgtaaaagcaagaaacataGCTTCCAAAAAGTTACACCAGATTTATGCCGTGACTGGTACTGCAACTAAGTTTTTCTTACTCAGACACTTTACTTTGAAAACAGTGACATAATCCTAGATGAATCATTATTAATGTTTTAGAAGCCTAGAGCTATGCATACATTAGTCAACAGGCTACCTACAGAGTCACTcacaattattaaaaatacatattttaaccCTTTCcattctctgctttttcatatGAACACACATAAAGTTAATCCTGCTCCACAAGTATCTGCTCAAACTGCGATTACATACCTGAACTTTTCGTGGAGTCTGTATCTAGACTAGCCACAGTACTAGACCTGGAAAGTCCCCCAAGACTGGAATCTACAgactacaaaaaataaataaaaaattaaaaatcgGGATCATCAGAAAGTTACTGAGAACATATTAAAAACTCACTTTTAGATACCCTGCCTcaactcttttttaaaaaaaaataaattagtgttTACGTTCTAATTacttcagcagcactgcaaaatgaggagaaaaaaaacaacaacacctatttctttcctgaagttATCTTTCTGCCTCAGTGTAGATTAGATTGATACAAAAACAGCAGGAACCCTTGAGAAGTCCacaaatattctgaaagaaggaggaaataaaagaaaaagagaaaatgaaccTTAAGGTTATGTCCAGACTTTTCTGGTACTGCATCTTAACTTGAAGAAATTGACAACTACATGCTTGTCACCAATGCTTGGAATAGCATAGCAGTGCAAGGGAAGTGAAACGGCACCTTGGAAAATCCAGAATATTCAAATGATCATTCCAAAACCTATCAGACAAAATGGACACATTATTCAAAATGAAGAATACTTTTTAGAGATCCTGAGTAACCAACTAGTATTGAAGAATAAACTAATTCTTGGTACCTAGCACCAGGCATCTTCTTAACGACAGTATTTAGCACTACAGAACAAACGTACTACTTTTTCCTCCAAACCTCACTCACTATGTGCTGCCATAAACTCTTGTGGGCTTCACTGTGGAAGCAATCGAGCAGTCATCTCAGAATGCAAGGGCTTTACAACGAGTAGGGGGGGTTTAACTCTCATAAGACAATCTGAGGAACAGCAGAAGTAGAAAGTTGTCCTTGTGGAACATGGCATTTTATATCCTATATAGGAAACATACCCTACCATCAGTGCAAGCGAACCACTGAACTGTCAGCTTGGTACAAACAAAAGTGCTTCCATAAACAGAGTATATACTAAATTCAGCTTACCTTGCTTTTAGTACTGATTTCACTGCtttgtgagctgctgctgctgtgtcgtttttttccttttctaaacattttttcataattGGATCAAGGAAGATCTTCTAggtaggaaaaataaaaattaatgcttGTCATACCATCAAGGGAAGGAGTTCCTGGCAAACAACAGAGTAACTGTGGACAAAACCTGGAAATTTATAAAGGATTTGAGAACCGAAGTAGCAATGTTCCTCTGGTGCGCTCTGTGTGTGACTGTGGCAAGTCCCTCAACCTCTCTGCTAAAACTTCCCTGTCCTCTGATTAATCAAAAAAATGCTGCTACCGACTTTACAGACTATTGCAAAGGTCAGTTTCTATTGATGCAGATTCAGAAACGAGACAAAACTTAAAATGTATAGTATCACTTGAAAGCATTAATGATTTTTAAGTGCCCTGCAAAATGCATCCAATGCAATCCCTGCTCCAAAGATTATgctcccattaaaaaaaacctacttCTGAAAAACTACTGACTGTAATACTTCTCTGAGCAGCCATTACTACTTAACATGTTCCTGAAAACTCCAAGCAAGAAGGATGTTATATTTAGTGCCTTAGAACTGATTTACTGGGAGTTCCGAGTGTATTCcagaagtatttttcctgtatctGCTCTACTGCTTTCAGTTGCTTAACATTTGGCTGGCCCGTGTCAAAAAGCAGGAGCACAAAACCCCTATTTCCCAGCTTcacagaagaatattttaattacaggGCTTCAGACATGCTAAGCAGGTGGACGGAAGAGGACAGAGGAGGCAGACAGCCTACTGAAGACAGCCGACACTGCAGAAAAGAATGGAAGATGCATAAGGAGGAGCTTAGATCTGCGATGAAGTGCTGGATTACagtccccaggctgctgctgcgtTTGTCATTAAGCGAACACTTGGTCTCTGGCAGACCAAAAGCCACCCTTCGCGACaagctgtgctgccagggagtcgtggcacccagcaccccactgAGCTCCTTCCAGCCACCAGCGCGGATCCAGCAGCCCCCCCCTTCGCTGATTCTGCCTGCCGTCTCTGAGGAAGGCACAACTCAGCAGATAGTAATTCACGAGCTTTCCCAACGCGGTAGATGGTTAgggagctcctgcagctccataGCGCGTTCCCTGCGGTGCGCCCCTCCCCCCGCGGCCGCGGGAAGCGCCGGGTCCTGCCCGAGGCCGGGTGCTGCGGCGGGACGGGCGCGGAGAAGCCAGGAAGGGCGGCCCCGCGCGTGGCTTTCCCTCCCGttcctccctccagccccagaCGATAACCTGATCGACGGCAACGACGGCAACGCCGCTTCCCACGGAGAGGCGAGAGGCGGGGCCCCGGCGGGAACGCGGCTCCGCCAGGGCGGGCAGCG
Proteins encoded:
- the ITGB1BP1 gene encoding integrin beta-1-binding protein 1 isoform X2, with the protein product MFRKGKKRHSSSSSQSSEISTKSKSVDSSLGGLSRSSTVASLDTDSTKSSGQSNSNSDTCAEFRVKYVGAIEKLKHNESKSLEGPLDLINYIDVAQQDGKLPFVPGEEEFIMGVSKYGIKVSTSDQYEQAQAICKVLSTAFDSVLMSEKS